TGCATGACATTCCTatatttgaatatattttttcaaagtacaaaaatgtaacaagaaaaatttaaagtaggatgctatagcAAACAagtttataaaagtataaaactgACTCtaatttttatcaaaattttagGTCTGTCCCGTTAGATCCAGGTGCAAACGCCTCCCATAATTCAATTATGGTGAGTCGTTATCTCTTATATTAGATATGTATTTTTTACAAAATTCAACATTCTAAACTTTGTGTTTCACCACACAGGATACACCAAAACTCATCGACTTAAAGCACGTATCACTAGACATGGAATCTGAAATGAGTCAATAGTATAACCATGTCTCCAAGGGTATAGATGTCAAAGAGCAAGACTACACCAAAAGAAGGTGTCGCCAAAACTTTACATTATAGACATTGATGAAAAATGAGGGTCTATTTTTTAtgtgaaattcatgtttctatttagttgaaaaagaaatggtttttcgtttgtgttttttgtttatttctttttctgttaTTGCTATCTTCATTTTGACCCTAGACAAGTTTTTCTAGTGGATCCAATCCCGCAAAGCGGGACTCTTCTCTAGTTTAGCTTAAACAATATTGATTTGTCAAACCTTGAAAATGAATCATAAAGGCTCAAAGCCACAATATTCACTATCACTTCAATGCTAACTTCACTAAATTGATCCAAAAAATTCTTGAATTTGTATATACAAAACTATATTAAATCACTTCAATGCTAACTTTACTAAATTGATCCAAAAAATTCTTGAATTTGTATATacaaaactatattaaaaatctCAACTTCAAAAtgatgttaattagttatattggTCCTACGTTTTCATAAGGTAATGTAATATTCTCACATTTCcataatttaaatattatgtttttgttttctcACAAAAAGCACACATCTTAGGAAACTCATCATTTTTAAAGTTAACAAtgtctttttttttcttctagtAATGAAGCgcttccaatatatatatatatatatatatatatatatatatatatatatatatatatatatatatatatatatatatatatatatatatatatatatatatattgctttgAAAGAGTTGGATATTAAATTCGAAATTTAAACACTTTGGATATATAAGTTAGGGGTAGCTTGTATTAAACTTAGGCTTTAAACAATTTGGATTTATAAGTAATTAAGGGGTAGCTATATTTTTCGGGTGTATTTAACACTGCcgcataaaaaaaattatcaaatacTACTAGACTAAATTTGAGAGGTAGCACGGGCTACTTTTAGCTCGCAAGTAGATCCGCGGATGCATATTGATCATTTACATACGAATGAAAATGATGTTAAGTAAAATGATATATATTATTCAAATATTGTACATGATACAATTTAGACGCATAATGTAAATCCAAACtaaaattttaaagaaaaaattcattttttatatatggatataaatgtttatttataaaggacaaaaatttatgaatttttatactttcttttttttttcaataaaaaataaaccacaaaaatagttatttttatAACCGGTGCATCCACATATATCGTATTTTGATATAATTTTCTATATATATACAAGAGGGTAAGttatactttttataaaatatctgCCTAATTAACTATTCAACCAATTTATATATTGTGAACATGAGGGTTGCAGGGTGTCTCTCTTTAAGTTATTATCATGCGTATCAAACAAACGGATTAGCTGTTCGTGGTTATTATGTATTATAATTATGAGTTGTAAGAAATACAACCCAACCCCTACCCCCACCTCTCAAAATCTGCTTTATTTCATCTTATCGTTCGAACACAATCATTAGAAACTCTGGAGTTGGAAACCTCCTCTTCACTGCCAACTTGACACTTCCAAAAAGGTTAGAAACCAATTAgttattcttcttgttcttcaccATTTCTGCAATAGGTCAAAACTTTATCCCTATGATTGATGTGCTTTTCTCTCCCATGGTTTTCTCAAATTGGGTATTTCACGTAAGTCTCGAATAAGCCATCTTTATTTACTtctttgtggtgtgtgtgtgtgtacgtgtgtTGTCTTGTGAATTTCGCGTTGTTTTCAACCATATGCTTCAAGAAATGGATCTGTACAAGGTGCATGACCACGAGTTCATCTCCTGATGCAATCATAGAATTATTTTGTAGTTGAAAAAATATAAATCGCCATTAAAGAGTAAAGACAATGGTTGTCGATCAAGATTCTTTATTGTCGTGATAATTATTGCAGTGAAGGTGGCatgaataaaaacaaacaaaaaagaaTCTGGACTTGAATTCTTTCTTAACCTTTTGTGTTACATTGGAGCCATGCAATCTCTAAATCTATTTATATATGTCCTACAAATGCAGCTCTCAGCAAATTGATTATCAAATATAGAATTCGAATTCGCTCCAGGTTTTTGTCGATTTGAAGATTGGAAAGGAGAAAGATGGATAAGTTTGTTCAGCCAGATGATAAAGAATGTATGAAGATGGCCATGTTAAAGCATGAAGAAACCTTCAAAGAACAGGTATATACACGTGTTAAAAATTAACTTTCTTTATAGATTCTGTGAACAAAAAAGATTATCGGAAATGGGTGTTGATTAATTTTTCTTTGAATGAAGGTATATGAACTTCATAGATTGTATAAAACTCAGAAGATGCTGATGAAGAACGTGCAAAGAACAAGACATAATCATCAAGAAAACATATCATTCAATTATCAACAACAGAAGAACAAGTTTGATTTGGAACATCCTGCGACAACAGCTAAAGAGTACAATCGTGTATCAGAAACATTAAATGATCAAGAACTTGAGGAAGACGAGTGTGAGATCGAGCTGACGTTGGCCCCCACAAGTTTTAATCGAAGGAGGAACATGACAAATAAGCCCGAATCATCAGATTCCGTGCCCAGTTTTTCATCGTCTTCAACAGGGTCGAGTCATACAAAGAGAATAGAAAGAATCTCAAGAGAGAATTCAGGCTTTATGAATAGCAACAGGAGAAACAGCAACAGTTCTTCAGATAGACCACTCAAACAGTCTCCATGGATGTATCAAGTTCTAAGCTTAAACATGACTTGATATAAAAGAATGAATTCAAGAAAGGGTTTGGCTAAAAAGACACTCTATTTTACCATTTAGACAACCCTaattaatgtttgaaatatttttattggttgaaattacattgttttccgaaaaagttgattacaagtagttgattataggttgactttttataaaaatgattataaGGTGTCTAAGGGTGTCTTATTAGCAGCACCCTTCAAGAAAAAGTTTGGTATATTTCAAGattattttttagggtttttacttTCTACTTGTGAACTGATTGACTCTTTGTGTGAAACTCTAGTTTTCTTTCTCTCTTTTTCATCTCATGAGTTGCTTTTAGCTTTTTAGAAGGTACATCTTCTTTTTCTCATGCTACAATGACTTGTACTAGAGCATTAAATCTTGTATATGGATCGATTTGGCTTTTTGCAATGATGGTTGTCTCTTAATTCTGTTGTGTGAAAATCCCATTGGTATCTTTAAAGAATAGTGGTTTTATTTTGGGTAGTGTGGTGATAAAGGCATAAAGCCCCATAGCATGCGTTATAAAAAACAGACAATTTTGTCAAAGTGTTTACGTTTCGCTTGTATTATTGGTGATCGCAGTATGGATGATGTATATGGTCATGGTAGGGTGAGGTGGGACCCTACTCACAAAACCATATCTGACGATAGAACACAAGTACACAAGATATGTCAGCACTATGGATAAGTGGAATCAATGAGTTGTGAAATTTTGTAGTATACCGAAAATGCTAGATTTATATAAAACAACTTTACACATGAACCTTGTAAATTAAGGATATCTAAAATATCAATATTATGATCTTAAAAGAAAAAGTAGGGGTGTTACGTTGTTACTTCTCGATTTTGTTTTTAAGCTTTATTATATTTAGAAGCAAATAATTTTATTTTGATTTGCATCTGATCTTGATATTTTTATGTACACCTAATGATGAACGTTCAGATCCATATATAGGGGCAAAGTTTTAAACCACTCATGTTTAATGTTTCGGAAAACATCATCTTCCATGTGATTATTGGGAGAAAATAGTAATATAAGGTTCCAAGTCAATTATTATTGTTGCTATATTTAAAACCATGGAAACATAATGGAGTTTCTTATTAGATTGCTTTTTAAGTACCTAAAATCAAAAGGCAAGGGGGGAAGAATCATATCCaatgaataataaataataataatatggcaTCTTTTAAGTACACATTGATTGATTGAGTTTCAAAACAAGAGTATTTAAAATATCTtacataataaaataatatttaaatattcCAATAACACGATTGGCTCACCCCACACAACAAACGCACATCAGAAGGTCCAAATTTTGATATTACTTCTTTTAACGTtgaatattaaataaaataaaaaactttcaATTTCTAAATCGACACAAGCGTATAGAAAAAATAACCATCACTACAACAAATACAATTAATATTGTTAAATGTGTTGAAATTAAATCAATAATAGATTTATAATTTCACTAAATACAAATCTAACTTGCATTATTTACAACATAAAAGTATATTTAATATGGTAATCTTGCACAGCTAATACCTAATATTCTTAAATTTCGACAACCAAGttgttcatttttattatttattatctcCTCTCCAACATTAGGGAGAGTTGCCCTCATATTTTGTCTGCCACTACATTACCACTAGATTCCCTTTCCATATAATATTACGTTTATTACTTTATTATATACCAGCTAAATTTAAGAAAATACTCCTTATAGTTTGATGAATATCACAATTTAAAGTTAAGTTTTTAGGTTGTATATAATTTTTATTGTAATCAGGTGCAACACCCGCATACTAAGGCCCCGTTTGATATTTGTCTGACTGAGTCTGtttttggctgactcggtcagcAAAATGTTGTTTGATAATCCAACTTTGACCATCTGACTCGGTAAAAAATGTCTGACTGGGAAAGGAATTGGCAGGAGGCTGACTGAGAAAGAAAGCAAGACTTTACAATAATACCCTTGGCCTTGGATAAAAACAAATGAAATTGGAGGTTACAAGAATTGAACTCGAGTCTCCTCTATACATAGAATGACATTTACCAGCAAGCTAAAGGGTTTTTTGTGTTTTAATCTCTAAAATAGTATATTTAATGTCTATTATGTTGGAAGTTTTtgtatacattattattattattattattattattattattattaagagcatcagggtaaaatggtcattttgcatCAGTCAGCACATTCACTCAGATGtataatcaaacaacatgatttcttactcagtcagaACTTATTACTCAGACAGACCTTTCTCAATCAGCACTTTCTCagtcaacaactatcaaacgaTCCCTAaatatctttaataaaaataatatttcatATATGAATTAGATGCCTATGCGTGATATTGAAATAATTTAAGTTTTAATTGTAGGAGATTTGAAATTGAAAGAAAAGAAACAGCCGTAAAGTATATATTATGAAATTTAATAGAA
The genomic region above belongs to Lactuca sativa cultivar Salinas chromosome 4, Lsat_Salinas_v11, whole genome shotgun sequence and contains:
- the LOC111906403 gene encoding uncharacterized protein LOC111906403; translated protein: MDKFVQPDDKECMKMAMLKHEETFKEQVYELHRLYKTQKMLMKNVQRTRHNHQENISFNYQQQKNKFDLEHPATTAKEYNRVSETLNDQELEEDECEIELTLAPTSFNRRRNMTNKPESSDSVPSFSSSSTGSSHTKRIERISRENSGFMNSNRRNSNSSSDRPLKQSPWMYQVLSLNMT